In bacterium, one DNA window encodes the following:
- the nikR gene encoding nickel-responsive transcriptional regulator NikR produces the protein MARQETIRFTVSLPASLLESLDRRIVGRGYESRSEFVRDLIRARLVEEAWAGAATEVHGALTIVYDHHRRGLTDKLHRVQHNQFVHILCTQHVHLDHDHCLETIVLRGTPGEIERMALEIGGLKGVSFAELARTAVVED, from the coding sequence ATGGCCAGGCAAGAGACCATCCGCTTCACCGTGTCGCTGCCCGCCTCGCTGCTCGAATCGCTGGACCGGCGCATCGTCGGCCGCGGCTACGAGTCGCGCTCGGAATTCGTGCGCGACCTGATCCGCGCCCGCCTGGTCGAGGAGGCCTGGGCCGGCGCCGCCACCGAGGTGCACGGCGCGCTGACCATCGTCTACGACCACCACCGCCGCGGCCTCACCGACAAGCTCCACCGGGTCCAGCACAACCAGTTCGTCCACATCCTCTGCACGCAGCACGTGCACCTGGACCACGACCACTGCCTCGAGACCATCGTGCTGCGCGGCACGCCGGGCGAGATCGAACGCATGGCGCTGGAGATCGGCGGGCTGAAGGGCGTGAGCTTCGCGGAGCTGGCGCGCACGGCCGTCGTCGAGGACTGA